The stretch of DNA GAACGGCGATCGCCAGGACGATGACGGCGATGACCTGCGCCTGATGCAGGCCGAAGAGGAAGGACGTTCCTTCGCGCAGAAAATCCGTGCCCAGTCGGTATACAGAGTACAGACTGAGGTAGAGCAGAAAAAGGGAGCCATCAGGTTTCAAATGTCCTTTCAGCCTGAGCAATACCCCGAAAACGAGCAGATTCCAGAATATCTCATAAACCGCCGTCGGGTGCGTGGATACCCCGAGCGGGCAAAAACTATCCGGATGCGTATAGACAATGCTCCAGGGCAGGAATGTTTCCAGCCCATAGCAGCAGCCATTGATGGTACAACCGACTCTACCAATCGCCTGTGCCAGGATGATGCCCGGTGCTATCACATCGGCAAAGTAACCGAAATTCATC from Chloroflexota bacterium encodes:
- a CDS encoding prolipoprotein diacylglyceryl transferase, yielding MITISIDPVAFTIGSIEVRWYGIFIALAILTIVLWMVWQVKKGAGVSYDTVFTAALVGIPSGLVLSRLLHVVDNWEYYGLHPGEIIGGGGLTAFGAILGAAIGVWVYSRFSKMNFGYFADVIAPGIILAQAIGRVGCTINGCCYGLETFLPWSIVYTHPDSFCPLGVSTHPTAVYEIFWNLLVFGVLLRLKGHLKPDGSLFLLYLSLYSVYRLGTDFLREGTSFLFGLHQAQVIAVIVLAIAVPLLVLKTRWMRAEK